A stretch of Cicer arietinum cultivar CDC Frontier isolate Library 1 chromosome 5, Cicar.CDCFrontier_v2.0, whole genome shotgun sequence DNA encodes these proteins:
- the LOC101497870 gene encoding probable trehalose-phosphate phosphatase J, translated as MTQQNVLVSDTKSGVTVFPTTSQKPPPAPGGGYISIQRRWVLKDLEINGGQRINAWLESMRASSPTHLKSTPSFAEEQTSWILHHPSALDMFDQIIEASKGKQIVMFLDYDGTLSPIVEDPDRAFMSDSMRKTVRKLARYFPTAIVTGRCKDKVYNFVRLAELYYAGSHGMDIKGPTRSSKYNKGSKAQAVLYQPASEFLPMIDEVYKQLVDKTKSTPGAKVENNKFCVSVHFRCVDEKKWSELAHQVKSVLKDHPKLRLTQGRKVLEIRPTIKWDKGKALEFLLESLGLGNCSDVFPIYIGDDRSDEDAFKKLRDRGQGFGILVSKFAKDTNASYSLQEPNEVMKFLQRLVEWKHLTPQPCSRV; from the exons ATGACTCAGCAGAATGTGTTAGTTTCTGACACCAAATCTGGTGTTACTGTTTTTCCAACAACATCACAAAAACCACCACCAGCACCTGGAGGAGGCTACATTTCAATTCAAAGAAGATGGGTTCTCAAAGACCTTGAAATCAACGGTGGACAAAGAATCAATGCTTGGCTTGAATCTATGAGAGCTTCTTCCCCAACTCATCTTAAATCCACACCTTCTTTCGCTGAAGAACAAACCTCTTGGATT CTTCACCACCCGTCTGCATTAGACATGTTTGATCAAATTATTGAAGCATCAAAGGGTAAACAAATTGTCATGTTTCTTGATTATGATGGTACGCTATCTCCTATTGTTGAAGACCCTGATCGTGCTTTTATGTCAGATTCG ATGAGAAAAACAGTTAGAAAACTTGCAAGGTATTTTCCAACTGCTATAGTCACTGGCAGATGCAAAGACAAG GTATACAATTTTGTTCGTTTGGCAGAACTATACTATGCTGGAAGTCATGGTATGGATATTAAAGGCCCAACAAGAAGCTCCAAATACAACAAA GGAAGCAAAGCTCAAGCAGTTCTTTATCAACCTGCTAGTGAATTTCTTCCTATGATAGATGAG gtgTACAAACAATTGGTAGACAAGACAAAATCAACTCCTGGAGCGAAGGTTGAGAACAATAAGTTCTGTGTTTCTGTCCATTTTCGCTGCGTTGATGAAAAG aaatggagtgaactggCACACCAAGTGAAATCAGTGTTAAAGGACCACCCCAAGCTTCGCCTTACCCAAGGAAGAAAG GTGCTAGAGATTCGTCCTACTATTAAATGGGACAAAGGAAAAGCCCTTGAATTTTTATTAGAGTCACTTG GATTGGGTAACTGCAGTGATGTATTTCCTATTTATATTGGCGATGATCGATCGGATGAAGATGCATTTAAG AAATTAAGAGACAGAGGACAAGGTTTTGGCATTCTTGTATCAAAATTTGCAAAAGACACAAATGCATCTTACTCTTTACAAGAACCCAATGAG GTGATGAAATTTCTTCAACGCTTGGTGGAGTGGAAACATTTAACTCCGCAACCATGTTCTCGTGTATAA